The following coding sequences lie in one Megalodesulfovibrio gigas DSM 1382 = ATCC 19364 genomic window:
- a CDS encoding pyridoxal-phosphate-dependent aminotransferase family protein: MEFNDLALFITGPTYIRPEVRLAAALPEFGHRDTEAATRFDPIFHGLRALAGLGDDPAADGYHLALVPGSGSNALETLIRSLVADDETVLNISVGAFGDLFHNIAVFNGKKHVQHKVTPGQAMDLEVVEALLQTERPAVVTMTHNETSTGVFHENIAAFCALVRRYGALPLVDGVSIFGGVAVDLPAMGCAGYATATQKSLALPAGVGICFVSQEAVEKSRQVKNKGYVTDIVRHLERAAKHQTLSTPSTSLANQMAVQLDYILRVEGMQARFARHLRLRDQAHAFAAGLAGFELFAPEGCRSPSATAVQCPSSMTAADLKALKEAMRARGFLFDTGYMKMNTALEAAGAPPVFRIGHMGDITEAMLSAFLEALAEVLAPFVRR, translated from the coding sequence ATGGAGTTTAACGATCTTGCCCTGTTCATCACCGGCCCCACGTACATCCGTCCCGAGGTGCGCCTGGCGGCGGCCCTGCCCGAATTCGGCCATCGCGACACCGAAGCCGCCACGCGCTTCGATCCGATCTTCCACGGCCTGCGCGCCCTGGCTGGCCTGGGCGATGATCCTGCCGCCGACGGCTACCACCTGGCCCTGGTGCCCGGTTCCGGCTCCAACGCCCTGGAGACGCTGATCCGATCCCTGGTGGCCGATGACGAGACCGTGCTGAACATCTCCGTGGGTGCGTTTGGGGATTTGTTCCACAATATCGCTGTGTTCAATGGCAAAAAGCACGTGCAGCACAAGGTGACGCCCGGCCAGGCCATGGATCTGGAGGTGGTGGAAGCCCTCCTCCAGACCGAGCGTCCGGCCGTGGTCACCATGACCCACAACGAGACTTCCACCGGCGTGTTTCATGAAAACATCGCCGCGTTCTGCGCCCTGGTGCGTCGGTACGGGGCGCTGCCCCTGGTGGATGGCGTGTCCATCTTCGGCGGCGTGGCGGTGGATCTGCCGGCCATGGGCTGCGCCGGTTACGCCACGGCCACGCAGAAAAGCCTAGCCCTGCCCGCGGGGGTGGGCATCTGCTTCGTCTCCCAGGAGGCGGTGGAAAAGTCCAGGCAGGTCAAGAACAAAGGCTATGTGACGGACATCGTGCGCCACCTGGAGCGCGCCGCCAAGCACCAGACGCTGTCCACCCCCAGCACCAGCCTGGCCAACCAGATGGCCGTGCAATTGGACTACATTCTGCGCGTGGAAGGCATGCAGGCCCGCTTTGCCCGGCACCTGCGCCTGCGGGATCAGGCCCACGCCTTTGCGGCCGGCCTGGCCGGCTTCGAATTGTTCGCGCCGGAGGGCTGCCGCTCTCCCTCGGCCACGGCCGTGCAGTGCCCGTCCAGCATGACTGCGGCGGATCTGAAGGCCCTCAAGGAAGCCATGCGAGCCAGGGGCTTTTTGTTCGACACGGGCTACATGAAGATGAACACGGCCCTGGAAGCCGCCGGCGCGCCGCCGGTGTTCCGCATCGGGCACATGGGCGACATCACCGAGGCCATGCTGTCGGCGTTCCTGGAGGCGCTGGCCGAGGTGCTGGCGCCGTTCGTCCGGCGCTGA
- a CDS encoding FAD-binding and (Fe-S)-binding domain-containing protein produces MMQKGPHISLPPEHIVSRVLGLTPGEFAAWPEAVRDLALALAQEMFLVRYNPFIDPRQVVESVKAKFRREKPSLSREYGAVISKAIKRFWKEFEDDQRFKKELSRRLLTMLDADSVDARPSTLVESSTDSTDLRMNLPLLVVTPKSTEQIQAIVKLANEMDFVIVPRGGGSGLTGGAIPAHQRSVILSLAKCKEIIEIDAEQRTLCTQAGVITLQAIQAAAKKGLLFTVDPASKAASSIGGNISENSGGPFAFEYGTTLDNILSYRMVTPVGEVIEVRRVEHPRHKIMSDETAVFEVRTEDGRLKETISLPGDQIRGANLGKDVTNKYLGGLPGVQKEGVDGVITDACFICYPMLAHARVIVLEFFGRSMHHAMEVVTELVALRGRIRDEGDLVKMSALEEFGIKYVQAIEYVKKSTRYEGDPISVLILELNSDHPEALDKAVAEIAGVVDRRDNMDVFIARDEKEAEHFWEDRHKLSAISKRTSGFKINEDVVIPIEMIPTFADFLEGLNLIYLAKAYRKALGEVGRLEAVPMDDEFIAMERGFCQRILKKETTAVELNDQELEVQISFFFRDLASRYPEAAEKIAEIHQNMLKTRVVVANHMHAGDGNCHVNIPVNSNDPEMLHQAEEAAATVMAQVLEFKGQVSGEHGIGITKIGFISDEKIAALKKYKKEVDPNNILNTGKLTQRALPVTPYTFSFNRLIQDIRQSGLPEKERLIRLLQSIQVCTRCGKCKQVCAMFQPQRSLIYHPRNKFITLGALVEAIYYTQVNKGEPDRALLDELRRLMEHCTACGKCTATCPVKIDTPNVVLSLRAFLDDKHAGGHPIKHAVLGWLSSAPARRVPKAARLAAIGGAAQSQLVRLVPPSWRRKIDNPLFSGPTPQMGIGNLLQALHMDRGPFFIPAGAALPKTPLEKPEEGLPTVLYFPGCGASLFYRSIGLAGVLLLLEAGYAVVLPREHLCCGYPLLVSGCEEAFATNQARNIYAIKKLLEEAATEGLHVTHLLTSCGSCRDGLSRYQLDAMLPRKLAHQDVTQFLLERIPPDRLPKTGGRQLLYHGACHAEWTGIKGPKATEAYRQGLARLTGAQVAVSPGCCGESGLGAMTSPDIYNRIRAKKQEQLGKDLTGYPAANPIIVGCPSCKVGISRSLLGMHDVHPVLHSLEYLAEQLHGPRWSKLFRKTVAKAMPRAGGVRRVAAAAEK; encoded by the coding sequence ATGATGCAAAAAGGCCCCCACATCTCCCTGCCGCCCGAACACATTGTCTCCCGTGTGCTGGGGCTCACCCCCGGCGAGTTCGCCGCCTGGCCCGAGGCCGTGCGCGATCTGGCCCTGGCCCTGGCGCAGGAGATGTTTCTTGTCCGTTACAATCCGTTCATCGACCCGCGGCAGGTGGTGGAGAGCGTCAAGGCCAAGTTCCGCCGCGAAAAGCCCTCCCTCTCCCGGGAGTACGGCGCGGTTATTTCCAAGGCCATCAAGCGGTTCTGGAAGGAATTCGAGGACGACCAGCGCTTCAAGAAAGAGTTGTCCCGCCGCCTGCTGACCATGCTGGACGCCGACAGCGTGGATGCCCGACCCTCCACCCTGGTGGAGAGCAGCACCGATTCCACGGACTTGCGCATGAATTTGCCGCTGCTGGTGGTCACGCCCAAGAGCACGGAGCAGATCCAGGCCATCGTCAAGCTGGCCAATGAGATGGATTTTGTCATCGTGCCCCGGGGAGGCGGCTCGGGCCTCACCGGCGGGGCCATCCCGGCGCATCAGCGGTCTGTCATTCTTTCCCTGGCCAAGTGCAAGGAAATCATTGAGATTGACGCCGAGCAGCGCACCCTGTGCACGCAGGCCGGTGTCATCACCCTGCAGGCCATCCAGGCTGCGGCCAAGAAGGGCCTGCTCTTCACCGTGGATCCGGCCTCCAAGGCGGCCTCGTCCATCGGCGGCAACATTTCCGAGAACTCCGGCGGCCCGTTCGCCTTTGAGTACGGCACCACCCTGGACAACATCCTTTCGTATAGGATGGTGACGCCAGTGGGTGAGGTCATTGAGGTGCGCCGCGTGGAACATCCCCGGCACAAGATCATGTCCGACGAAACCGCGGTGTTCGAGGTGCGCACCGAGGACGGCCGGCTGAAGGAAACCATCTCCCTGCCCGGCGACCAGATCCGCGGTGCGAACCTGGGCAAGGACGTCACCAACAAGTACCTTGGCGGCCTGCCCGGTGTGCAGAAGGAAGGGGTGGATGGCGTCATCACCGATGCCTGCTTCATCTGCTACCCCATGCTTGCGCATGCCCGGGTCATCGTGCTGGAATTCTTCGGCCGCAGCATGCACCACGCCATGGAGGTGGTTACGGAGCTGGTGGCCCTGCGCGGCCGCATCCGCGACGAAGGCGATCTGGTGAAGATGAGCGCCCTGGAAGAGTTCGGCATCAAATATGTCCAGGCCATCGAGTACGTGAAGAAGTCCACCCGCTACGAGGGGGATCCCATCTCTGTGCTCATCCTGGAGCTCAACAGCGACCACCCCGAGGCCCTGGATAAGGCCGTGGCTGAGATTGCCGGCGTGGTGGACCGTCGGGACAACATGGATGTGTTTATCGCCCGGGACGAAAAGGAAGCCGAGCACTTCTGGGAGGACCGGCACAAGCTCTCGGCCATCTCCAAACGCACCTCCGGGTTCAAGATCAACGAAGACGTGGTCATCCCCATTGAGATGATCCCGACCTTTGCCGATTTTCTGGAAGGATTGAACCTCATCTACTTGGCCAAGGCCTACCGCAAGGCCTTGGGCGAAGTGGGCCGTCTGGAAGCCGTGCCCATGGATGACGAGTTCATCGCCATGGAGCGCGGCTTTTGTCAGCGCATCCTGAAAAAGGAAACCACCGCTGTCGAGCTCAACGATCAGGAGCTGGAGGTGCAGATTTCCTTCTTCTTCCGCGATCTTGCCTCCCGCTATCCGGAGGCTGCCGAAAAAATTGCCGAGATCCATCAGAACATGCTCAAGACCCGCGTGGTGGTGGCCAACCACATGCACGCCGGCGACGGCAACTGCCATGTGAACATCCCCGTGAACTCCAATGATCCGGAGATGCTGCACCAGGCCGAGGAAGCCGCCGCCACGGTGATGGCCCAGGTGCTGGAGTTCAAAGGCCAGGTCTCCGGCGAGCACGGCATCGGCATCACCAAAATCGGCTTCATTTCCGACGAGAAGATCGCCGCCCTCAAGAAATACAAGAAGGAAGTGGACCCCAACAACATCCTGAACACCGGCAAGCTCACCCAGCGCGCCCTGCCGGTGACGCCCTACACCTTCTCCTTCAACCGCCTCATTCAGGACATCCGCCAGAGCGGCCTGCCCGAGAAGGAACGGCTCATCCGGCTGCTGCAAAGCATCCAGGTCTGCACCCGCTGCGGCAAGTGCAAGCAGGTGTGCGCCATGTTCCAGCCGCAACGCTCGCTGATCTACCATCCGCGCAACAAATTCATCACCCTGGGCGCGCTGGTGGAAGCCATCTACTACACGCAGGTGAACAAGGGCGAGCCGGACCGCGCCCTGCTGGACGAGCTGCGCCGGCTCATGGAGCACTGCACGGCCTGCGGCAAGTGCACCGCCACCTGCCCGGTGAAGATCGACACGCCCAACGTGGTGCTGTCCTTGCGGGCGTTCCTGGACGACAAGCACGCCGGCGGGCATCCCATAAAGCATGCCGTGCTGGGCTGGCTCTCCAGCGCTCCGGCCCGGCGCGTGCCCAAGGCGGCCCGGCTGGCGGCCATTGGCGGCGCGGCCCAGAGCCAGCTGGTGCGGCTGGTGCCGCCCTCCTGGCGTCGCAAGATCGACAACCCCCTCTTCTCCGGCCCCACGCCGCAGATGGGAATAGGCAACCTGCTGCAGGCCCTGCACATGGACCGCGGCCCGTTCTTCATCCCCGCCGGCGCAGCCCTCCCCAAGACGCCCCTGGAAAAGCCCGAAGAAGGCCTGCCCACGGTGCTGTACTTCCCCGGCTGCGGCGCCTCCCTGTTCTATCGGAGCATCGGCCTGGCCGGTGTCCTGCTGTTGTTGGAAGCCGGCTACGCCGTGGTCCTGCCGCGGGAGCACCTCTGCTGCGGGTATCCGCTGCTGGTGAGCGGCTGCGAAGAGGCCTTTGCCACCAATCAGGCCCGCAATATCTACGCCATCAAGAAGTTGCTGGAAGAAGCCGCCACCGAGGGCCTGCACGTGACGCACCTGCTGACCTCCTGCGGTTCCTGCCGCGACGGGCTTTCCCGCTATCAGCTGGATGCCATGCTGCCCCGCAAGCTGGCGCATCAGGACGTGACGCAATTCCTGCTGGAACGCATCCCGCCGGACAGGTTGCCCAAGACCGGCGGCCGGCAGCTCCTGTATCATGGCGCCTGCCATGCCGAGTGGACGGGCATCAAGGGCCCCAAGGCCACGGAGGCCTACCGCCAGGGGCTGGCCCGGCTCACGGGGGCGCAGGTGGCTGTTTCTCCCGGATGTTGTGGCGAATCCGGCCTGGGCGCGATGACCTCCCCGGACATCTACAACCGTATCCGGGCAAAAAAGCAGGAGCAGCTTGGCAAGGATCTGACCGGCTATCCCGCGGCCAATCCCATCATCGTCGGGTGTCCTTCGTGCAAGGTGGGCATCTCCCGCTCGCTGCTGGGCATGCACGACGTGCACCCGGTGCTGCATTCCCTGGAATACCTGGCCGAGCAGCTCCATGGCCCGCGCTGGAGCAAGCTGTTCCGCAAAACCGTGGCCAAGGCCATGCCCCGGGCCGGCGGTGTGCGCCGGGTGGCAGCCGCGGCGGAAAAGTAA
- the ruvX gene encoding Holliday junction resolvase RuvX has product MKHLGIDYGTERVGLAISDPDARLVFPFKTLYNRSQQRVADEIAALVVEHGVEQVVVGLPLHPPDADGQEPLSLRQARNFVKRLTRRLAVPVTTVDETLTSCAARDDLADLPHLNGKDRRLVLDRHAAAHLLQRHLDMNAPPRGPAPPATADTD; this is encoded by the coding sequence ATGAAGCATCTGGGCATCGATTACGGCACCGAGCGGGTAGGGCTGGCCATTTCCGACCCTGACGCTCGGCTGGTGTTTCCGTTCAAAACGCTATACAATCGCTCACAGCAACGCGTCGCGGACGAGATTGCAGCGCTGGTGGTGGAGCATGGCGTGGAGCAGGTGGTGGTTGGCCTGCCCCTGCATCCGCCCGATGCCGACGGCCAGGAGCCCCTGAGCCTGCGCCAGGCCCGCAACTTCGTCAAACGCCTGACCCGCCGCCTTGCCGTGCCCGTGACCACGGTGGACGAAACCCTGACCTCGTGCGCCGCACGCGACGATCTGGCCGATCTGCCTCACCTCAACGGCAAGGACCGCCGCCTCGTGCTGGACCGGCACGCCGCAGCCCACCTGCTGCAGCGGCATCTGGACATGAACGCCCCCCCCAGGGGGCCTGCACCGCCGGCAACCGCCGACACAGACTGA